The following are encoded together in the Candidatus Binatia bacterium genome:
- a CDS encoding HDOD domain-containing protein translates to MDGLNRARKSPGAVAPDLTPFHRIIPEHGSSARVHRVDRVIERVTQLPFSPVAMKILEVAWDERAGARDMAKVIVLDQAFTARLLRIANSPFYGQSREVTTVSQAVAILGMDAIASLALTLFTFGSFPEDDNETLSIGQLWEHCLGCGVWARAIATRLRHRTPEEAFIAGLLHDMGKVLLYRFFKKELLQAVEITAAEGLSLSEAEHRTLGTDHAVVGQAAANQWGFPPLLRYSIAFHRTPLEVPRDADETVRQIVAIVHVADFLCESSEIGNGGERGAGAIDESVWELLRVTEDECREMIGPVVVEIEKSRELFASAMGWKKPAARKESKPNGARAGEKAPSRPAPLAPAAVQTSAYLSRFVDAGKQIAVLAGLDELLPNVAAHAMKLLGADAAEVLVPKDDGFEVAGAAGIEGLLGKTIPQKRSLAGWVAEMKEALVIADLDRAPASWEKDFFAAAGYRAHLLLPVEWAGKSIAVLSVHCRRERQWSPQDIGYFNTFVGLTAVALENARLYRESEEKAVTFQKLNQALQEALRVKEKFLHIVSHELRTPLSIIMAYPGMILNNIFGETTPQIREGMKKVMKAAKHLLTMIDNILDLSQLEGNLLKARREAVDLPALLDETAEPALTLLEGKPIAFERDYRMPLPTVYTDPRRLKQVVTCLLDNAAKFTQQGTIVLGAAGVEGGIEIFVKDTGIGIEEKDREVIFDRFRQIDDGDSRTYGGLGLGLYTARRLLELVDGTIAVESQVGQGSTFSVRIPLGEPTPSTRTSASPTPNS, encoded by the coding sequence ATGGACGGTTTAAATCGAGCAAGAAAATCACCCGGCGCCGTCGCGCCCGACCTCACTCCTTTCCATAGGATCATTCCCGAGCACGGCTCCTCCGCTCGCGTGCACCGGGTCGATCGAGTCATCGAGCGCGTCACCCAGCTCCCGTTCTCTCCGGTGGCGATGAAGATCCTCGAGGTCGCCTGGGACGAGAGGGCCGGCGCGCGCGACATGGCGAAGGTCATCGTCCTCGATCAGGCCTTCACCGCCCGCCTGCTGAGAATCGCCAACTCTCCGTTTTACGGCCAGTCGCGCGAGGTGACGACGGTGTCGCAAGCGGTCGCCATCCTCGGCATGGACGCGATCGCCTCGCTGGCGTTGACGCTGTTCACCTTCGGCTCCTTTCCCGAGGACGACAACGAGACTCTCAGCATCGGACAATTATGGGAGCACTGCTTGGGCTGCGGCGTCTGGGCCCGCGCCATCGCGACGCGTCTCAGGCACCGCACGCCGGAAGAAGCCTTCATCGCCGGGCTGCTCCACGACATGGGCAAGGTCTTACTGTACCGCTTTTTTAAAAAGGAGCTTCTGCAGGCGGTCGAGATCACGGCGGCCGAGGGGCTTTCGCTCTCCGAGGCCGAGCACCGGACGCTCGGCACCGACCACGCCGTCGTCGGACAGGCGGCGGCCAATCAATGGGGGTTTCCGCCGCTCCTCAGATACTCGATTGCGTTTCACCGCACGCCGCTGGAGGTGCCGCGCGACGCCGACGAAACGGTGCGCCAGATCGTCGCCATCGTTCACGTGGCCGATTTTCTGTGCGAGAGTTCCGAGATCGGCAACGGCGGGGAGCGCGGCGCCGGAGCCATCGACGAATCCGTCTGGGAGCTGCTCCGAGTGACGGAGGATGAATGCCGCGAGATGATCGGACCGGTGGTGGTCGAGATTGAAAAGAGCCGGGAGCTTTTCGCCTCAGCCATGGGATGGAAAAAGCCGGCCGCAAGAAAAGAAAGCAAGCCGAACGGCGCGCGCGCCGGTGAAAAAGCGCCGTCCCGTCCCGCGCCCCTGGCGCCTGCCGCGGTCCAGACGAGCGCCTATCTCTCCCGTTTCGTCGACGCCGGAAAGCAGATCGCGGTTCTCGCCGGATTGGACGAGCTGCTCCCGAACGTCGCCGCGCACGCGATGAAACTGCTCGGCGCGGATGCGGCGGAGGTGCTCGTGCCCAAAGACGACGGCTTTGAAGTGGCCGGCGCGGCCGGAATCGAGGGTCTTCTAGGCAAAACCATTCCCCAGAAAAGGAGCCTCGCGGGCTGGGTGGCGGAGATGAAGGAGGCGCTCGTGATCGCCGACCTCGACCGGGCGCCGGCGTCGTGGGAAAAAGATTTTTTCGCCGCGGCCGGTTACCGCGCCCACCTGTTGCTGCCGGTCGAGTGGGCCGGAAAATCGATCGCGGTGCTGTCGGTCCACTGCCGCCGCGAGCGGCAATGGAGCCCGCAGGACATCGGCTACTTCAACACGTTCGTCGGCCTGACGGCCGTGGCCCTGGAAAACGCGCGCCTGTACCGCGAATCGGAAGAGAAGGCCGTCACGTTTCAGAAGTTGAACCAGGCGCTTCAGGAAGCGCTTCGCGTCAAAGAAAAATTTCTCCACATCGTCTCGCACGAGCTGCGCACGCCGCTCAGCATCATCATGGCCTATCCCGGCATGATCCTGAACAACATCTTCGGCGAGACGACGCCGCAGATCCGCGAAGGCATGAAAAAGGTCATGAAGGCCGCCAAGCACCTGCTCACCATGATCGACAATATCCTCGACCTCTCGCAGCTTGAAGGAAATCTTCTCAAGGCGCGGCGCGAGGCGGTCGATCTTCCCGCGCTGCTCGACGAAACCGCCGAGCCGGCGCTGACGTTGTTGGAGGGCAAGCCCATCGCGTTCGAGCGCGACTACCGCATGCCGCTGCCGACGGTCTATACCGATCCCAGGCGGCTCAAGCAGGTGGTGACCTGCTTGCTCGACAACGCGGCAAAATTTACCCAGCAAGGAACGATCGTCCTGGGCGCGGCCGGCGTGGAAGGTGGCATCGAGATCTTCGTCAAAGACACGGGCATCGGCATCGAAGAAAAAGACCGAGAAGTCATTTTCGACCGCTTCCGTCAAATCGATGACGGCGATTCCCGCACTTATGGCGGTCTCGGCCTCGGGCTTTACACGGCGCGGCGTCTGCTCGAGCTCGTCGACGGCACCATCGCCGTCGAAAGCCAGGTGGGGCAAGGCTCGACCTTCAGCGTACGGATTCCGCTGGGGGAACCTACTCCCTCAACTCGGACTTCCGCCTCCCCAACTCCTAATTCCTAA
- a CDS encoding flagellar assembly protein FliW, with amino-acid sequence MASPAKQDIDAIAIPSRGERRLFFPDGLLGFSSQRNFILSPYQPGDGSASPFFVLQAEEDDLCFPLVSPHSIVSDYALKPPPEALAVLRAGSPADLSVFVIVTLRERVEDITANLQGPILLNPSSSLGLQLVVEHYPLRYPLINPR; translated from the coding sequence GTGGCTAGTCCGGCAAAGCAGGATATCGACGCTATCGCGATCCCATCCAGGGGGGAGAGGCGGTTGTTCTTTCCCGACGGCCTCTTGGGGTTTTCCTCGCAGCGAAATTTTATTCTGAGCCCGTATCAACCGGGGGATGGAAGCGCGTCGCCCTTCTTCGTTCTCCAGGCCGAGGAGGACGACCTCTGCTTCCCCCTGGTTTCGCCGCATTCCATAGTCTCCGATTATGCGCTCAAGCCGCCGCCGGAGGCGCTGGCCGTCCTCCGCGCCGGCTCGCCGGCCGACCTGTCGGTTTTTGTCATCGTCACCTTGCGCGAGCGCGTCGAAGACATCACCGCCAATCTGCAAGGCCCGATTCTCCTGAACCCGTCCTCCAGCCTGGGGCTCCAGCTCGTCGTCGAGCACTATCCGCTCCGCTATCCTTTGATTAATCCCCGCTAA
- the csrA gene encoding carbon storage regulator CsrA, producing the protein MLVLARRPGESITIGDDIVVTVVAAAGGQVKLGITAPQHVRVLREEILKALKEENSAAAKGLGDALPLEALAKRWHAEKGEGSSG; encoded by the coding sequence ATGCTCGTTCTTGCACGCCGGCCCGGTGAAAGCATCACGATCGGCGACGATATCGTCGTCACGGTGGTCGCCGCCGCGGGCGGCCAGGTGAAGCTCGGGATCACCGCCCCGCAGCACGTGCGCGTGTTGCGCGAGGAGATTCTGAAAGCGCTCAAAGAAGAGAACAGCGCCGCGGCAAAAGGTCTCGGGGACGCGTTGCCGCTCGAGGCCCTGGCCAAACGCTGGCACGCGGAAAAGGGGGAAGGCTCAAGTGGCTAG
- the flgL gene encoding flagellar hook-associated protein FlgL, whose protein sequence is MRVSNQSLANQVQENVQQAMRRLAAVQEQISSGKRINRLSDDPFGAARAVDLKSFQASLDQYQKNIDSALPFLNQTDSVLGDVDDVLNRARELAVAMANGAMSAQDRANAAAEVHQLLSRLVALGNAKLENRYMFAGFVNGAAPFALAAGVVTYSGDSNDIFIQADSSTNVAINLPGDKLFQGVGVAGGTDLFDTLSDLETALNANDVAGPNGITTQIGRLDSGLNQVHGFRAEIGARLETLNTARAGLEIMKLRTTETRSKIEDIDAIKVFSDFALLQQAFQAALQSSARAIQPSILDFLR, encoded by the coding sequence ATGCGTGTCAGCAATCAATCGCTCGCGAATCAGGTCCAGGAGAACGTCCAGCAGGCCATGCGCAGGCTGGCGGCGGTGCAGGAGCAGATCTCTTCGGGCAAGCGCATCAACCGGCTCTCGGACGATCCGTTCGGCGCGGCCCGCGCCGTCGATCTCAAAAGCTTCCAGGCCTCGCTTGACCAGTATCAAAAAAATATCGACAGCGCGCTGCCGTTTCTCAATCAGACCGATTCGGTCCTGGGCGACGTCGACGACGTTCTCAACCGGGCCAGGGAACTGGCCGTGGCGATGGCGAACGGCGCGATGTCGGCGCAGGATCGGGCGAACGCCGCCGCCGAAGTGCATCAGCTCTTGTCCCGGCTCGTCGCTCTCGGCAACGCCAAGCTGGAGAACCGTTACATGTTCGCCGGCTTTGTCAACGGCGCGGCGCCTTTCGCCCTGGCGGCTGGAGTCGTCACTTACAGCGGCGACAGCAACGACATATTCATTCAGGCCGACAGCTCCACCAACGTCGCCATCAACTTGCCCGGCGACAAGCTCTTCCAGGGAGTGGGAGTGGCTGGCGGCACCGACCTCTTCGACACTCTTTCCGACCTCGAGACCGCGCTCAACGCCAATGACGTCGCCGGCCCAAACGGAATCACCACGCAGATCGGACGGCTCGACAGCGGATTGAATCAAGTCCACGGTTTTCGCGCCGAGATCGGCGCGCGTTTGGAGACTTTGAACACGGCGCGCGCCGGCCTGGAGATCATGAAGCTCAGGACCACGGAGACGCGCTCTAAAATAGAGGACATCGACGCGATCAAAGTCTTTTCGGACTTCGCCCTTCTCCAGCAGGCTTTCCAGGCGGCCCTCCAGTCGTCGGCTCGGGCGATCCAGCCGAGCATCCTCGATTTCCTCCGTTAG
- the flgK gene encoding flagellar hook-associated protein FlgK, with protein MSILTSLFIAARGMQAHQQGIQTTSHNIANVNTPGFSRQRLILSTSFPITYGQLLLGNGVSVESVRSVVDRFAETELLGRHGEWGFSQAAARALGAVQDAFPVAGGVEEALDNFFNAWSALSNNPGGQAERTALIGKANALGDRLRQARGMLSNAQFNLDKDVGQVVGQVNSVLAQIADYNRQIAAAEAAGQPANDLRDQRQLLLQDISRLTGATITEGAQGQVTVTSGGLLLVSGDRAATLDASNVGLNGLHTVDYRSPSGLTFDATTFFTRGELGGVLTMRDQELPSMIGRLDQLAKTIADEVNVQHAAGFDLNGAAGGNFFNPIGAVAGAANSLQITAAVAADTNLIAASATAAGVPGDNGNALAMANLRNTAFPVLGNQTFNEYYVSLVQDVGIKAEAAERNLDFQEALLNQAQVRRDGLSGVSLEEEMTKMIMFQRAFEAASVLVKTGDEMYQTILGMVR; from the coding sequence ATGTCTATCCTGACCAGTCTTTTCATCGCGGCGCGGGGCATGCAGGCCCATCAGCAGGGGATTCAAACCACCAGTCATAACATCGCCAACGTCAACACTCCCGGCTTTTCGCGCCAGCGCTTGATTCTCTCTACATCTTTTCCGATCACGTACGGCCAGCTCCTGCTCGGCAACGGCGTCTCGGTCGAAAGCGTCAGAAGCGTCGTAGATCGGTTCGCCGAAACGGAGCTTCTCGGCCGCCACGGCGAGTGGGGTTTTTCCCAGGCCGCGGCGCGCGCTCTCGGCGCAGTCCAGGACGCTTTCCCGGTCGCCGGCGGAGTCGAAGAGGCGCTCGACAATTTTTTCAACGCCTGGTCCGCTCTGTCGAATAATCCGGGCGGGCAGGCCGAGCGGACGGCATTGATCGGCAAGGCGAATGCACTGGGAGACCGCTTGCGCCAGGCGCGCGGCATGCTCAGCAACGCGCAGTTCAATTTGGACAAAGACGTCGGCCAAGTTGTCGGCCAGGTGAATTCGGTGCTGGCGCAGATCGCCGATTACAACCGGCAGATTGCCGCCGCCGAAGCGGCGGGGCAGCCGGCGAACGATTTGAGGGACCAGCGCCAGCTCCTGCTCCAGGATATTTCCCGCCTGACCGGCGCGACGATCACCGAAGGCGCCCAGGGGCAGGTCACCGTCACGTCGGGCGGGCTCTTGCTCGTGAGCGGCGACCGCGCCGCTACGCTCGATGCCAGCAACGTCGGACTCAACGGACTCCATACCGTTGACTACCGGAGCCCGTCGGGACTCACTTTCGACGCGACGACGTTTTTTACTCGGGGCGAGCTCGGCGGCGTTCTCACGATGCGCGACCAGGAGCTTCCGAGCATGATCGGGCGGCTCGATCAGTTGGCCAAGACCATCGCCGATGAGGTCAATGTCCAGCATGCGGCGGGCTTCGACTTGAACGGCGCGGCCGGCGGCAACTTCTTCAACCCGATCGGCGCCGTCGCTGGCGCGGCCAACAGCCTCCAGATCACGGCCGCCGTCGCGGCCGACACGAATCTGATCGCCGCCTCGGCCACCGCCGCCGGCGTGCCCGGCGACAACGGCAACGCGCTGGCGATGGCGAATCTGCGCAACACGGCGTTCCCCGTTCTCGGCAACCAGACGTTCAACGAATATTACGTGTCCCTGGTGCAAGACGTCGGCATTAAGGCGGAGGCCGCCGAGCGCAACTTAGATTTCCAAGAGGCGCTGCTCAACCAGGCGCAGGTCCGGCGCGACGGGCTTTCCGGCGTCAGCCTGGAGGAAGAGATGACCAAGATGATCATGTTTCAACGCGCCTTCGAGGCCGCCTCGGTCCTGGTCAAAACCGGCGACGAGATGTACCAGACGATTTTGGGAATGGTCAGATAA
- the flgN gene encoding flagellar export chaperone FlgN → MTQDLTELAAAIGEEISLGQDLLDNLSAQRKAILAWQISTLIERIESREALLLNLGAVEEKRQRITSQLGGGDTNLSLQAILGRASSAEQATELSRLREQARRVYAQLQAEEKSLLSLMENLLGHIREALSPLTLPEVRLYGEQGAAGASRPSSGLIQGKV, encoded by the coding sequence ATGACTCAGGATCTTACGGAATTGGCCGCGGCCATCGGCGAAGAGATCTCGCTGGGCCAGGACCTGCTGGACAATTTGTCCGCCCAGCGGAAAGCGATCCTGGCATGGCAGATCTCAACGCTGATCGAGCGCATCGAGAGCCGCGAGGCGCTGCTGTTGAATCTCGGCGCCGTCGAGGAAAAAAGACAGCGGATCACGAGCCAACTCGGCGGCGGGGATACCAACTTATCGCTGCAAGCGATCCTGGGCCGCGCTTCATCGGCCGAGCAAGCAACCGAGCTTAGCCGTCTCCGCGAGCAGGCGCGCCGCGTCTATGCGCAGCTTCAGGCGGAGGAAAAGAGCCTTTTGAGCTTGATGGAAAATCTTCTGGGTCACATTCGCGAAGCGTTGAGTCCATTGACGCTTCCCGAGGTGCGTCTTTACGGCGAGCAGGGAGCCGCAGGCGCTTCGCGCCCGTCGTCGGGCCTGATTCAAGGCAAAGTCTAA
- the flgM gene encoding flagellar biosynthesis anti-sigma factor FlgM, whose translation MKITGKDLIDPGISQHVQNDKSVAPARGEGEKGAQQAGETAKISISDEARHLQKAAELAGKGDELRAEKVDKIKEQIAAGTYHVEAEEVAKSVARSEVARLLGKQGKE comes from the coding sequence ATGAAGATCACCGGTAAAGATCTTATCGATCCCGGCATCTCGCAGCACGTCCAGAACGATAAAAGCGTCGCCCCAGCGCGCGGAGAAGGGGAGAAAGGCGCCCAGCAAGCCGGCGAGACCGCCAAGATCAGCATCTCCGATGAAGCGCGGCATTTGCAGAAGGCCGCCGAGCTGGCCGGCAAAGGCGATGAGCTTCGGGCCGAGAAGGTCGACAAAATCAAAGAACAGATCGCCGCGGGCACTTACCACGTGGAAGCGGAAGAGGTGGCGAAGAGCGTCGCCCGCAGCGAAGTCGCCCGTCTCTTGGGCAAGCAGGGCAAGGAGTAA
- a CDS encoding peptidoglycan DD-metalloendopeptidase family protein yields the protein MINPVDKFNVENLIAERAQALGAAQTGNATPKEKQKAAQEFVSLLFLEVLKAMRASIPKGGLFESDSLQSDVYMTLADTEVSRAIAGREGMGLRKMIEKALDRSAGKAMESGATKALDSNAARSLEHSALKTHGGGIAEDHHSHDFDPPATGVVSSGFGFRADPFTGESKFHKGLDIAAPLGSPIKAAAAGKVVFSGWADGYGNLVTLDHGDGITTRYAHTAANLVNPGDDVAAGQEIALVGSTGRSTAPHLHFEVHKNGQAIDPTQVVGFQQFASGVKRG from the coding sequence ATGATCAACCCGGTCGATAAATTCAACGTCGAGAACCTGATCGCCGAAAGGGCGCAGGCGCTGGGCGCGGCTCAGACCGGCAACGCTACTCCAAAGGAGAAGCAGAAGGCGGCGCAAGAATTCGTCTCGCTGCTTTTCCTCGAGGTTCTTAAAGCGATGCGGGCTTCTATCCCCAAAGGCGGTCTCTTCGAAAGCGACTCACTCCAGAGCGACGTGTATATGACGCTTGCGGACACCGAAGTGTCGCGGGCGATCGCCGGAAGGGAAGGGATGGGGCTACGCAAGATGATCGAAAAGGCGCTTGACCGGAGCGCCGGCAAGGCGATGGAATCCGGCGCGACCAAAGCCCTGGACTCGAACGCGGCGCGGTCGCTTGAGCATAGCGCGTTGAAAACGCACGGCGGCGGTATTGCCGAAGATCATCACAGCCACGATTTCGATCCTCCGGCAACCGGCGTAGTGTCTTCAGGATTCGGATTCCGCGCCGATCCTTTTACCGGCGAGAGCAAATTTCACAAAGGACTCGACATCGCCGCTCCGCTCGGCAGCCCGATCAAGGCGGCGGCGGCCGGAAAGGTTGTCTTCAGCGGCTGGGCCGACGGTTACGGCAATCTCGTGACGCTCGATCATGGAGATGGGATAACGACCCGCTATGCCCATACCGCCGCCAATCTGGTCAATCCCGGCGATGACGTCGCCGCGGGACAGGAAATCGCCCTGGTGGGTTCGACCGGGCGGTCGACGGCGCCGCATCTCCACTTCGAGGTGCATAAAAACGGGCAGGCGATCGACCCCACGCAAGTGGTTGGTTTTCAACAGTTTGCCAGCGGGGTCAAGAGGGGGTAA
- a CDS encoding flagellar basal body P-ring protein FlgI, with protein MNLKSQISNLKFAIFILQFSVLLCASAEASRIKDLAQVEGVRTNQLIGYGLVVGLDGSGDRQNTEFTVQTLTNLLQAYQVRVDPAAVRVKNVAAVMITAEVPPYAQPGNRLDALVSSIGDAQSLSGGMLLLTPLKGPDGRVYGVAQGPVTLGGGYTALGIGARLSKNHQTTGRVTAGMLLERAIPSEILTLEGEVKINVNKPDFTTAQRITDAINGADLKFSAQPVSPGVVLVKVPPEFQANPIGFISAIESLEVSPDNPARVVINERTGTVIIGKKVRIAPVAVAHAGLHITVKEDQRVSQPAPFGRGQTVVVPDTKIGVVEPEKRQLMELPGTGVDLSEVVLALNALGVTPRDLLAVFEALRQSGALQAELVIM; from the coding sequence ATGAATCTCAAATCTCAAATCTCAAATCTCAAATTTGCAATTTTCATCTTGCAATTTTCTGTGCTGCTGTGCGCTTCCGCCGAAGCGTCGCGTATAAAGGACCTCGCGCAGGTCGAGGGGGTGCGCACCAATCAACTCATCGGCTACGGTCTGGTCGTGGGGCTCGACGGCAGCGGCGACCGGCAGAACACCGAATTCACCGTCCAGACGCTGACGAACCTCTTGCAGGCTTACCAGGTCCGCGTCGATCCCGCCGCCGTGCGCGTGAAGAACGTAGCGGCGGTCATGATCACGGCCGAAGTTCCGCCGTACGCCCAGCCGGGAAATCGCCTGGACGCCTTGGTCTCATCCATCGGCGACGCCCAGAGTCTTTCCGGCGGCATGTTGCTGCTCACGCCGCTCAAGGGGCCCGACGGCCGCGTCTACGGCGTCGCGCAAGGGCCGGTCACTCTCGGCGGCGGCTACACCGCGCTCGGAATCGGCGCGCGCCTCAGCAAAAACCACCAGACAACCGGACGCGTGACCGCAGGCATGCTGCTCGAGCGCGCGATCCCGTCCGAAATTCTCACGCTCGAAGGCGAGGTCAAAATCAACGTCAACAAACCGGACTTCACAACGGCGCAGCGCATCACCGACGCCATCAACGGGGCGGACTTGAAATTCTCCGCCCAGCCGGTCTCACCGGGAGTCGTCCTGGTAAAAGTTCCGCCTGAATTTCAGGCCAACCCGATCGGCTTCATCTCTGCGATCGAATCGCTGGAGGTCTCGCCGGACAATCCGGCCCGCGTCGTGATCAACGAGCGCACCGGCACGGTCATCATCGGGAAAAAGGTGCGCATCGCCCCCGTGGCGGTGGCTCATGCCGGCTTGCACATCACCGTCAAAGAGGACCAGCGGGTGTCTCAGCCGGCGCCGTTCGGCAGGGGGCAGACGGTTGTGGTGCCCGACACAAAAATCGGCGTCGTTGAGCCGGAAAAACGCCAATTGATGGAGCTTCCCGGCACCGGCGTCGATCTCAGCGAGGTCGTGCTCGCGCTCAACGCGCTCGGCGTAACGCCGAGAGATCTGCTCGCCGTATTCGAAGCGCTGAGACAGTCGGGAGCGCTGCAGGCGGAGTTAGTCATAATGTAA
- a CDS encoding flagellar basal body L-ring protein FlgH, with the protein MQNKIAIGKLRDLFFTFSFLLLPWFVGCSLERRFIPTPSAEELRLETERLGDVPVSRTTRTPASTGSLWPRDDHVFFYADKKANRIGDILTIKVVEAAQASNTADTDLSRKSSINGRIDNFFTAKKLFGVPMSQNFAEASAENSHLGKGSTTREGKVTANITTVVTQVLPNGNLVIKGMRTVGVNNEQQHITLTGIVRQEDIARDNSVLSTQIADAHITLSGAGVVADKQRSGWGTWIFDWIWPF; encoded by the coding sequence ATGCAAAACAAAATAGCAATAGGGAAACTCCGGGATTTATTTTTTACTTTTTCCTTTTTACTTTTGCCTTGGTTCGTGGGGTGCAGTTTGGAGCGGCGCTTCATTCCCACGCCGTCCGCCGAGGAATTACGGTTGGAGACGGAGCGCCTGGGGGACGTTCCGGTCTCGCGAACCACGCGCACTCCGGCTTCCACCGGCTCGCTTTGGCCCAGAGACGATCATGTATTTTTCTACGCCGATAAAAAGGCGAATCGCATCGGCGATATCCTGACCATCAAAGTCGTCGAGGCGGCCCAGGCGAGCAACACCGCCGACACCGATCTTTCGCGCAAGTCTTCGATCAACGGCAGGATCGACAATTTTTTTACCGCGAAAAAGCTTTTCGGTGTGCCGATGTCGCAGAACTTCGCGGAAGCGAGCGCCGAGAACTCGCATCTCGGCAAAGGCAGCACGACGAGAGAGGGAAAAGTCACGGCGAATATCACGACGGTCGTGACTCAGGTACTGCCCAACGGCAACCTCGTCATCAAAGGGATGCGCACCGTGGGCGTCAACAACGAACAGCAGCACATCACCTTAACCGGCATCGTGCGCCAGGAAGATATCGCGCGCGACAACTCCGTGTTGTCCACCCAGATCGCGGACGCCCATATCACGCTCAGCGGCGCCGGCGTCGTCGCCGACAAGCAGAGGTCGGGTTGGGGGACGTGGATTTTCGACTGGATATGGCCGTTCTAA
- the flgA gene encoding flagellar basal body P-ring formation chaperone FlgA, translating into MRSREAKSAAIIGALMGLLLSLTASADEKAGQVVSQQQVEETLHRYILTTGVWDAQQIEVRALSYKPVPVRHGKIALRVAKPAKGITPGVQTVLLAADVDGKEESQIWVRTEIKVHDNVVVSARPLARRQVIGSEDVRLDWREISSSNPRPLTKIEDAIGKQVARATNANEVLTSSLAEPPQVVRHGGPVLLIYETERLRVEAVGEALQAGKVGDVIRVKNPASGKLLQGVVIDGRTVKVSQ; encoded by the coding sequence GTGAGGAGCCGTGAGGCGAAGAGCGCCGCGATCATAGGCGCATTGATGGGGCTGCTATTGTCTCTCACCGCGTCGGCGGACGAAAAGGCGGGTCAGGTCGTCAGCCAGCAACAAGTGGAAGAGACGCTGCACCGCTATATTTTAACAACCGGCGTCTGGGACGCGCAGCAGATCGAGGTGCGCGCGCTTTCCTACAAGCCGGTGCCGGTCCGTCACGGGAAGATCGCCTTGCGCGTGGCCAAGCCCGCGAAGGGAATCACGCCCGGCGTTCAAACGGTTTTGCTGGCCGCGGACGTCGATGGCAAGGAGGAGAGCCAGATTTGGGTCAGGACCGAGATCAAGGTCCACGATAACGTCGTGGTCAGCGCGCGGCCCTTGGCGCGCCGTCAGGTGATCGGCTCCGAGGACGTGCGCCTCGACTGGCGCGAGATCAGCTCGTCGAATCCCCGCCCGTTGACCAAAATAGAAGACGCGATCGGCAAACAGGTTGCGCGCGCGACCAACGCCAATGAAGTTTTAACTTCGTCTCTGGCCGAGCCGCCGCAGGTGGTGCGCCACGGCGGCCCGGTCCTCTTGATCTATGAGACCGAGCGGCTCCGCGTCGAGGCCGTGGGAGAGGCGTTGCAGGCGGGAAAAGTGGGCGACGTGATACGGGTTAAAAATCCCGCCTCGGGAAAACTGCTTCAGGGCGTGGTGATTGATGGAAGAACGGTAAAGGTAAGCCAGTAA
- the flgG gene encoding flagellar basal-body rod protein FlgG produces MRALWTAATGMQSQQLTLDIIANNLANVQTAGFKRSRLDFQDLVYETLQAPGNASAQGREVPSGLQVGHGARAVSTYRLFIKGDLQHTGNPLDVAVEGDGFFQVLQASGEIAYTQAGSLKKDSQGKLVTSEGFPLQPEITIPQDAISLTIGVDGTVSVGQPGTLTAQQIGTIEMARFVNPAGLESLGRNLFRPTQASGDPILGTAGREGFGTLLQGFVEMSNVNVVEEMVNLIVGQRAYEINSRAIRTADEMMQTANNLVRF; encoded by the coding sequence ATGAGAGCTTTATGGACCGCCGCCACCGGGATGCAGTCCCAGCAGTTGACCCTCGATATCATCGCCAACAACCTGGCCAACGTGCAGACCGCCGGCTTCAAGCGCAGCCGTCTCGATTTCCAGGATCTGGTTTATGAAACGCTGCAAGCGCCCGGCAACGCCTCGGCGCAGGGACGCGAGGTGCCGTCGGGCCTGCAGGTAGGACACGGCGCGCGCGCCGTCTCGACGTACAGACTTTTCATCAAAGGCGACCTGCAGCACACCGGCAATCCCCTGGACGTCGCGGTCGAAGGCGACGGCTTTTTCCAGGTGCTCCAGGCGAGCGGCGAGATCGCCTACACCCAGGCCGGGAGTTTGAAGAAAGACAGCCAGGGTAAGCTCGTCACCAGCGAGGGTTTTCCGCTGCAGCCGGAGATCACGATCCCGCAGGACGCGATCTCGCTCACGATCGGCGTCGACGGCACGGTTTCGGTCGGCCAGCCCGGCACGCTGACGGCGCAACAGATCGGCACGATCGAGATGGCGCGCTTTGTCAATCCGGCGGGGCTCGAGAGTCTCGGCCGGAATCTTTTTCGCCCGACTCAGGCCTCGGGCGATCCCATCTTGGGAACTGCCGGCCGGGAAGGATTCGGCACGCTGCTCCAGGGATTCGTCGAGATGTCCAACGTCAACGTCGTCGAAGAAATGGTCAATCTGATCGTCGGCCAGAGAGCTTACGAAATCAATTCCCGGGCGATCCGCACCGCCGATGAGATGATGCAGACCGCCAACAACCTCGTCAGGTTCTAA